A genomic segment from Truepera sp. encodes:
- a CDS encoding RES family NAD+ phosphorylase, whose protein sequence is MKAYRLVHAFELAKNPPFKPSPNRLGRWTHDYAAAYASEHLALAALEILCQWSAFADLNWYSIFAFNLEEGDVETALDTDPRLDIRDKVATQRFGDEWIRTGRSLALRVPSVRLPYSNNFLINPDHRSFNETNIEQLGELHWDEPIGRLIAAAKANQRKK, encoded by the coding sequence TTGAAAGCCTACCGACTCGTTCACGCTTTCGAACTAGCGAAGAATCCACCCTTCAAGCCGAGCCCCAACCGCCTGGGCCGCTGGACACACGACTACGCAGCCGCGTACGCCAGCGAACACCTGGCACTCGCTGCCCTGGAGATCCTCTGCCAATGGTCCGCATTCGCCGACCTGAACTGGTACAGCATCTTCGCGTTCAATCTCGAAGAGGGCGACGTCGAGACCGCCCTCGACACCGACCCAAGACTCGACATCAGAGACAAGGTCGCCACCCAACGGTTCGGTGACGAATGGATCCGCACCGGGCGCTCACTCGCGTTACGCGTTCCCAGCGTCCGACTGCCGTACAGCAACAACTTCCTCATCAACCCCGACCATCGAAGCTTCAACGAGACGAACATCGAGCAGCTAGGTGAGCTCCACTGGGACGAACCTATCGGCAGGCTGATTGCCGCAGCCAAGGCGAATCAGCGTAAGAAGTAG